A stretch of the Desulfobacter sp. genome encodes the following:
- the thrH gene encoding bifunctional phosphoserine phosphatase/homoserine phosphotransferase ThrH, with amino-acid sequence MKILVADLEGVFLPEIWANVALKTGIEELKLTTRDISDYDLLMTKRLSILEAHNLTLKDIQEVIATLDPLDGAKKMLDWIRSRAQIIILSDTFEEFAGPLMSKLGSPALLCHNLTVDSQGKIKDYNLRIDNQKTRAVKALQSLNYEVIAFGDSYNDTGMIQAADHGFFFKPPESIGVDFPKIPITHSYDELKSMITRVLED; translated from the coding sequence ATGAAAATACTAGTTGCTGATCTGGAAGGGGTATTTCTGCCGGAAATCTGGGCCAATGTGGCCCTGAAAACAGGAATAGAGGAACTCAAGCTGACCACAAGGGATATCAGCGATTATGATCTACTTATGACCAAACGCCTTTCCATACTGGAGGCGCACAATCTCACCCTCAAAGATATTCAGGAGGTGATCGCCACCCTGGATCCTTTGGACGGGGCAAAAAAGATGCTGGACTGGATCAGGAGCAGGGCCCAGATTATTATCCTTTCAGATACCTTTGAAGAATTTGCAGGCCCTTTGATGTCCAAGCTCGGGTCTCCGGCCCTGCTCTGTCATAATCTGACCGTGGATTCCCAAGGCAAAATTAAAGATTATAATCTCAGGATAGACAATCAGAAAACAAGGGCTGTCAAAGCCCTCCAAAGTCTTAACTATGAGGTTATTGCCTTTGGGGACTCCTATAATGATACCGGTATGATCCAGGCGGCTGACCATGGTTTTTTTTTTAAACCCCCTGAATCCATTGGTGTGGATTTTCCAAAGATTCCCATTACCCATTCCTATGATGAGTTAAAATCCATGATTACAAGGGTATTGGAAGATTGA
- a CDS encoding CBS domain-containing protein, with protein sequence MKIITTHKGSDFDALASLVAATLVYPDAKPVLPGTVNANLKAFLSIHKDLFELYSPKEIDIDSVDTLIVVDTNSWNRIDQRLSVLADKPNLEIIIWDHHLKGDMKANEKHIREIGATVTMLVQEIEKQRKLITPIQATLFLMGLYEDTGNLSFPSTLAEDAYAAGFLLDWKADLNILTTFLQPAYGKKQKDVLFEMIQLAERSEINGFTLSLSEMEISGRVQNLAMVLQMYREIVNVDVAFGIFKDKDKDKCMVIGRSGVDEVNIGFMMRSMGGGGHPGAGSALLKGTNPETVREMIMELIQGNQYSSVMLADIMSYPVVTVNAATPVEEVAMMLRDMGCTGMPVVDDEDHLVGVISRRDFKKVRKTKQMQSPVKAIMSRNLITIPHNKSAIEAARLMIRHDIGRVPVMEDDKIIGIITRSDAMLYFYDLLPD encoded by the coding sequence ATGAAGATTATAACCACCCACAAAGGTTCAGATTTTGATGCCCTGGCAAGCCTGGTGGCTGCCACCCTGGTTTACCCTGATGCCAAACCCGTGCTTCCGGGCACGGTGAATGCGAATCTTAAAGCGTTTTTATCCATTCACAAGGATTTGTTTGAGCTGTACAGTCCAAAGGAGATTGACATTGATTCGGTTGACACCTTGATTGTGGTGGACACCAACTCATGGAACCGTATAGACCAGCGCCTTTCTGTCCTTGCCGACAAGCCAAATCTTGAAATAATCATATGGGATCATCATCTTAAAGGGGATATGAAGGCCAATGAAAAACATATCAGAGAAATCGGGGCCACGGTGACCATGCTGGTTCAGGAAATAGAAAAACAGCGTAAACTCATTACCCCGATTCAGGCCACCTTGTTTCTCATGGGGCTCTATGAAGATACGGGAAATCTGTCTTTTCCCTCAACCCTTGCAGAAGATGCCTATGCCGCTGGATTCCTTTTGGACTGGAAGGCGGATTTGAATATTTTAACCACTTTTTTACAACCTGCCTATGGGAAAAAACAAAAGGATGTTCTCTTTGAGATGATTCAGCTGGCAGAGCGAAGCGAAATCAACGGGTTTACCCTGAGCCTGTCGGAAATGGAGATCAGCGGCCGGGTGCAGAACCTTGCCATGGTGCTTCAGATGTACCGGGAAATTGTCAACGTGGATGTGGCCTTTGGCATTTTCAAGGACAAAGACAAAGACAAATGCATGGTCATCGGCAGGAGCGGGGTGGATGAGGTGAATATTGGATTTATGATGCGCAGCATGGGCGGGGGCGGACATCCCGGGGCAGGATCTGCCCTGCTCAAGGGGACCAATCCTGAGACCGTGCGCGAAATGATAATGGAGCTGATTCAGGGCAATCAGTATTCATCCGTGATGCTGGCCGATATCATGTCCTATCCCGTGGTGACGGTCAATGCAGCCACCCCTGTGGAGGAGGTGGCCATGATGCTTCGGGATATGGGGTGCACAGGCATGCCTGTGGTGGATGATGAGGACCACCTTGTGGGTGTGATTTCCAGGCGGGATTTTAAAAAGGTGAGAAAAACCAAACAGATGCAGTCCCCCGTAAAAGCCATTATGAGCCGGAATCTAATCACCATTCCCCATAATAAAAGCGCCATTGAGGCTGCCCGGCTTATGATCCGCCATGACATCGGCCGGGTGCCGGTGATGGAAGATGATAAAATTATCGGGATTATAACACGGTCAGATGCCATGCTCTATTTTTATGATCTGCTGCCCGATTAA
- the rfaE1 gene encoding D-glycero-beta-D-manno-heptose-7-phosphate kinase, translating into MMDIDRFKDLRALVIGDLMIDEYLWGCVERISPEAPVPVVAVEKESQTLGGAGNVINNLVAMGAKVFAIGTAGTGKAGQMIFKKLKDLGVETSGIVSEKDRPTTRKTRVIASNQQVIRIDKEIKQRIKSHTLEKLVDIIESHIRQVDLIIISDYDKGLVTRELVARTVALARKHGVLTLADPKSLDFSKYHKVSVLTPNKKEAALAANMEILTLDDLETAAQKIMDLASLERLLITCGKDGMVLFERGCPSQTIASKARQVFDVSGAGDTVISLLGLGLAAGAGFAAAAMTANAAAGIVVAKVGTATPSVDELKQAMDSNI; encoded by the coding sequence ATGATGGATATTGACCGGTTTAAAGATCTTCGCGCCCTTGTGATCGGGGATCTGATGATTGATGAGTATTTATGGGGCTGTGTGGAACGGATTTCACCGGAAGCTCCAGTGCCGGTGGTGGCTGTTGAAAAAGAGAGTCAGACCCTGGGAGGGGCGGGCAATGTGATCAATAATCTGGTGGCTATGGGGGCAAAGGTCTTTGCCATTGGCACGGCCGGAACCGGCAAGGCGGGGCAGATGATCTTTAAAAAGCTTAAGGATCTCGGGGTGGAAACCTCGGGCATTGTCAGCGAGAAGGATCGGCCCACCACCAGAAAAACCCGGGTCATTGCCTCCAATCAGCAGGTGATCCGCATTGATAAGGAAATCAAGCAGAGAATTAAATCCCACACCCTGGAAAAACTGGTGGACATTATTGAGTCCCATATCCGCCAGGTGGACCTGATCATTATTTCAGATTATGACAAGGGGCTGGTCACCAGGGAACTTGTTGCCCGCACCGTTGCCCTTGCCCGCAAGCATGGGGTCCTTACCCTGGCAGATCCCAAATCCCTGGATTTTTCCAAATACCATAAGGTCTCTGTGCTGACTCCCAATAAAAAGGAGGCTGCCCTGGCCGCCAATATGGAGATTCTTACCCTGGATGACCTGGAAACGGCTGCCCAAAAGATCATGGACCTGGCCTCGCTTGAACGGCTGCTCATTACCTGCGGAAAAGACGGAATGGTGTTGTTTGAAAGGGGGTGCCCTTCACAGACCATCGCTTCTAAAGCCCGTCAGGTCTTTGATGTCTCAGGTGCCGGAGATACTGTGATTTCGCTTTTGGGTCTGGGCCTGGCCGCCGGGGCCGGATTTGCCGCTGCTGCCATGACAGCCAATGCAGCGGCCGGTATTGTGGTGGCCAAGGTGGGAACCGCCACCCCTTCAGTTGATGAATTAAAACAGGCCATGGACTCCAATATTTGA
- a CDS encoding alpha/beta fold hydrolase, protein MVSRQINQTLTSTKGFEPLYPFEPNYLDMGGQKLHYVDKGKGDPILMVHGNPTWSFYYRHLITGLSATHRTIVPDHMGCGFSDKPGAEDYEYTLKSRVDDLDSLISHLKLNQKISLIVHDWGGMIGLAWALDHLDRVDKIVITNTSGFFLPKDKPLPMALRMIKYLPFFALPAVLGGNIFARGALFLGSKKPLDPEVKKGLVAPYNSWKNRIATLKFVQDIPITEKDQSYKIVEKVDQHLNTLAPEQLMFLWGMRDFVFDKHFFNEFKRRFPTAESHTFEDAGHYLFEDKPQQTLDLVKSFLVKNTNF, encoded by the coding sequence ATGGTAAGCCGGCAGATCAACCAGACACTGACCTCCACAAAAGGGTTTGAACCCCTTTACCCCTTTGAACCCAATTATCTGGATATGGGCGGGCAAAAGCTGCACTATGTGGATAAGGGCAAAGGCGACCCCATACTCATGGTCCATGGAAATCCCACCTGGTCTTTTTACTATAGACACCTGATCACAGGATTGTCAGCCACCCATCGAACCATTGTCCCGGACCATATGGGATGCGGATTTTCAGACAAGCCAGGGGCAGAGGATTATGAGTATACCCTCAAATCCCGGGTGGATGATCTGGATTCTCTAATCAGCCATTTAAAACTCAATCAAAAAATAAGCCTCATTGTCCATGACTGGGGCGGCATGATAGGGCTTGCCTGGGCCCTTGATCACCTGGACCGGGTGGATAAAATTGTCATCACCAATACCTCAGGTTTTTTTCTTCCAAAGGACAAGCCCTTGCCCATGGCTTTGCGGATGATTAAATATTTGCCTTTTTTTGCCCTGCCTGCTGTTTTAGGCGGCAATATCTTTGCCAGGGGCGCCCTTTTTCTGGGATCAAAAAAGCCCTTGGATCCAGAGGTTAAAAAAGGACTTGTGGCCCCGTACAACTCCTGGAAAAACAGAATTGCCACCTTAAAATTTGTCCAGGACATCCCCATAACCGAAAAAGACCAAAGCTATAAAATAGTGGAAAAGGTAGATCAGCACCTGAACACCCTTGCCCCGGAACAGCTGATGTTTCTCTGGGGAATGCGGGATTTTGTGTTTGACAAACATTTTTTCAACGAGTTCAAACGCAGGTTTCCAACAGCCGAATCCCACACATTTGAAGACGCAGGTCATTATCTTTTTGAAGACAAACCCCAACAAACCCTGGACCTGGTCAAATCGTTTCTAGTTAAAAACACGAATTTTTGA
- a CDS encoding 3-oxoacyl-ACP synthase III — MKYTKVFIESFGYELAPHIVTSLEIEEKMAPFYKATGFMPGQLEILTGIKERRYWDVDHTLAEHAAVAGKRALEEAGIDPKEIGALTFCGVGQDGFEPATSCAVADALGIGPQAIVYDVKSACLGMITGMVQVANEIELGNIKAGLVVSCETARQIVEGTIDEINTRKSVDFYKETIATMTGGSGAAAVLLTDGTLGRKDTQRHAVKGGVVQNAIRHFGLCHWGFEEKGMPTNSRVIMRTQAQDVLDNGTELAVSTYELFKKEFNIPDDKPDKFIAHQVGEGHHQRFYTTMNIDRKKDFITFPFLGNVGTVSLPITAAIADERGFLEPGDFVAFLGVGSGLNCYFMGVQW, encoded by the coding sequence ATGAAATACACCAAAGTGTTTATTGAATCCTTTGGATATGAACTGGCCCCGCACATTGTGACCAGCCTGGAAATTGAAGAAAAAATGGCCCCGTTTTACAAGGCCACCGGATTTATGCCGGGCCAGCTTGAAATCCTCACCGGCATCAAAGAGCGTCGTTACTGGGATGTGGACCACACCCTTGCAGAGCATGCTGCCGTTGCAGGCAAACGGGCGCTTGAAGAGGCCGGGATCGACCCCAAAGAAATCGGAGCCTTAACATTCTGCGGCGTGGGCCAGGACGGGTTTGAGCCTGCCACCTCCTGCGCGGTTGCAGATGCCTTGGGCATCGGTCCCCAGGCCATTGTCTACGATGTTAAATCGGCCTGCCTGGGCATGATCACAGGCATGGTCCAGGTGGCCAATGAAATCGAGCTTGGCAATATCAAAGCAGGCCTTGTGGTTTCCTGTGAGACGGCAAGACAGATTGTAGAGGGCACCATAGATGAAATCAACACCCGGAAAAGCGTTGATTTTTACAAGGAAACCATTGCCACCATGACCGGGGGATCAGGCGCTGCTGCCGTACTCCTTACCGACGGCACCTTAGGACGCAAAGACACCCAACGCCATGCCGTCAAGGGCGGGGTGGTCCAGAATGCCATCCGCCATTTCGGCCTCTGCCACTGGGGATTTGAAGAAAAAGGAATGCCCACGAACAGTCGGGTGATCATGCGGACCCAGGCCCAGGACGTTCTGGACAACGGCACAGAACTGGCCGTTTCCACCTATGAATTGTTCAAAAAAGAGTTTAACATCCCTGATGACAAACCCGACAAATTCATTGCCCACCAGGTGGGGGAAGGCCACCACCAGCGATTTTACACCACCATGAACATTGATCGGAAAAAAGACTTTATCACCTTTCCTTTCTTAGGCAATGTGGGCACGGTCTCTTTGCCCATTACGGCAGCCATTGCAGATGAACGCGGATTTCTTGAACCTGGGGATTTTGTGGCCTTTCTAGGGGTGGGATCCGGGTTGAACTGCTATTTTATGGGGGTTCAATGGTAA
- a CDS encoding transporter produces MTCQTLRAQENLPPAPAGEASYEGLKQEINRLEQMNQDSSQTIKNLSERIEALERMIMEKPPQKKKTQTEPLEQKSDETRAALEQEAQENYELIQTAFERRFGVEQGMLLRPYEFVYEPSLFYAHTSYDKIVIDGFTIFPVLVVGDIVSESMSRDIMMTNHSFRIGLPWDLQFDLFIPVGYQKERTVRADGLYTSDDTGGIGDISLGLSHQLFKSHSFMPDTLIGVSWKSTTGDDPYRIVTADEPALGSGFQTWGLSLTSMTTLDPVILYGGLSWTYSPGKDKVVGHVKPGQSFGFHLGTALALNLDTSLSFGFQSRYTLETELDGTSVNGSYFTTSTFSIGLSKVINDFSSVDFNVGIGLTSDSPDFQVSVSFPLKFLLKDEEPAEDKIESQTENEIQVKSTDEDS; encoded by the coding sequence ATGACCTGCCAGACACTTCGGGCACAAGAAAATCTCCCCCCAGCCCCCGCAGGTGAGGCCTCCTATGAAGGCCTTAAGCAGGAAATCAACAGGCTTGAACAGATGAATCAGGATAGTAGCCAGACCATCAAAAACCTGTCAGAACGGATTGAGGCGCTCGAACGCATGATCATGGAGAAGCCGCCCCAAAAAAAGAAAACCCAGACAGAACCGCTTGAACAAAAATCAGATGAGACCCGGGCAGCCCTTGAACAGGAGGCCCAGGAAAATTATGAACTGATCCAAACCGCCTTTGAAAGGCGATTCGGCGTGGAACAGGGCATGCTCCTGCGGCCCTATGAATTTGTATATGAACCCAGCCTTTTTTATGCCCATACCTCTTACGATAAAATTGTAATTGACGGGTTTACCATATTTCCTGTTCTTGTGGTCGGCGACATTGTATCTGAATCCATGAGCCGGGATATTATGATGACCAACCATTCCTTTAGGATCGGGTTGCCCTGGGATCTGCAGTTTGACCTTTTTATTCCCGTGGGATACCAAAAGGAGCGCACCGTGCGTGCAGACGGCTTGTATACCTCTGACGATACCGGCGGCATCGGGGATATCTCACTGGGGCTAAGCCATCAATTGTTCAAATCCCATTCATTCATGCCGGATACCCTGATCGGGGTGAGCTGGAAATCCACCACAGGGGATGATCCATATCGAATTGTCACAGCGGATGAGCCGGCCCTTGGAAGCGGGTTTCAAACCTGGGGTCTATCTTTAACCTCCATGACCACCCTGGATCCGGTTATCCTTTACGGGGGATTATCCTGGACCTATTCCCCGGGTAAAGACAAGGTAGTCGGCCATGTCAAGCCCGGACAGAGCTTTGGCTTCCATCTTGGCACCGCCCTTGCCCTGAACCTGGATACCTCCTTAAGCTTTGGATTTCAGAGTCGCTATACCCTGGAAACAGAGCTTGACGGAACCAGCGTAAATGGGTCTTACTTTACCACATCCACCTTTTCCATTGGCCTGTCAAAGGTCATCAATGACTTTTCGTCCGTTGATTTTAACGTGGGCATCGGCCTGACCAGCGACTCTCCGGATTTCCAGGTCAGTGTCTCATTTCCACTTAAGTTCTTATTAAAAGATGAAGAACCCGCTGAAGACAAAATTGAGAGCCAGACTGAAAATGAGATACAAGTCAAAAGCACGGACGAAGATTCCTAG
- a CDS encoding homoserine dehydrogenase: protein METIHIGILGYGVVGAGVANLLKLKEQLLEARIGALLNLKTIADLDIETDRGVDLKDTRLVSDAMAVINDPEIDIVVELIGGETIARELTLKALENKKHVVTANKALLAGYGNDLVKTARTNQVDLGFEASCGGCMPIIKSLRESLVANDINSMSAILNGTCNYILTKISQDGSEFEDALKSAQELGFAEAEPSLDVDGHDTAHKLAILNSLAHGMEINLDDIHVEGIRNITPKDIEFARDFGYTIKLLAIGKIHKNHVEARVHPTMILKSNPLSHVDLSMNAIAIDADATGKTMLYGHGAGMMPTASAVLSDIADIARNIIAGTTRRVPILGYPEDNIKKIPILPMAELFTRYYLRFEAQDHPGVLAKISGILGENKISIKSVHQKGRQANGKVPVVMITHMAKERWVQFALSLIRASDSVVGDPIVIRIEDDEKE, encoded by the coding sequence ATGGAAACAATCCATATTGGAATACTGGGATATGGCGTGGTAGGCGCCGGTGTTGCCAACTTGCTCAAACTGAAAGAACAGCTGCTCGAAGCCAGGATAGGCGCGTTGCTGAATCTTAAAACCATTGCTGATCTTGACATTGAAACAGACCGGGGAGTGGACTTGAAAGACACCCGTCTGGTCTCTGATGCCATGGCTGTGATCAATGATCCTGAAATTGATATTGTGGTTGAACTTATTGGCGGGGAAACCATTGCCAGGGAACTCACCCTCAAGGCCCTTGAGAATAAAAAACATGTGGTCACGGCAAACAAGGCCCTGCTGGCAGGATATGGCAATGACCTTGTCAAGACGGCCAGGACCAACCAGGTGGACCTTGGGTTTGAAGCCTCCTGCGGAGGATGCATGCCCATTATAAAGTCCTTGCGTGAAAGCCTTGTGGCCAATGATATCAATTCCATGTCCGCCATTCTCAACGGCACCTGCAACTATATTTTGACCAAAATTTCCCAGGACGGATCTGAATTTGAAGATGCCCTTAAATCTGCCCAGGAACTCGGGTTTGCAGAGGCGGAACCCTCTTTGGATGTGGACGGCCATGATACCGCCCATAAGCTGGCCATCCTCAATTCTTTGGCCCACGGCATGGAGATCAATTTGGATGATATCCATGTGGAAGGCATCCGGAATATCACTCCCAAGGATATTGAATTTGCAAGGGATTTTGGATACACCATCAAGCTTCTGGCCATTGGAAAGATTCACAAAAATCATGTGGAAGCCAGGGTTCATCCCACCATGATTTTAAAATCAAATCCCCTTTCCCATGTGGACCTTTCCATGAATGCCATTGCCATTGATGCCGATGCCACGGGCAAGACCATGCTCTACGGACACGGGGCCGGCATGATGCCCACAGCCTCGGCCGTGCTTTCTGATATTGCAGATATTGCAAGAAACATCATTGCCGGCACCACGCGTCGGGTGCCCATCCTGGGATATCCTGAAGACAATATTAAAAAAATTCCTATCCTGCCCATGGCGGAATTGTTTACACGGTACTATTTACGGTTTGAAGCCCAGGATCATCCCGGGGTGCTGGCCAAGATTTCAGGGATTCTGGGAGAAAATAAGATCAGTATCAAGTCGGTTCACCAGAAAGGGCGTCAGGCCAACGGCAAGGTACCTGTGGTCATGATCACCCATATGGCAAAGGAACGCTGGGTGCAATTTGCTCTTTCCCTTATCAGGGCATCGGATTCGGTGGTGGGGGATCCCATTGTGATCCGTATTGAAGACGATGAAAAAGAATAA
- the raiA gene encoding ribosome-associated translation inhibitor RaiA, with the protein MQISITFKNIESSDALKSHIHEKFEKLDKMLDHSADVHIVLSVEKLTYIAEMNLACDKIKIHARETVENNMYSAIDTLSDKVRLQIRKYKDKQRRHLAGDKQSIKTQMTDTLMTG; encoded by the coding sequence ATGCAAATTTCTATTACGTTTAAGAACATTGAGTCGTCAGACGCCCTTAAATCCCACATTCACGAAAAATTTGAAAAATTGGACAAAATGCTTGATCATTCCGCTGATGTCCATATTGTTCTTTCTGTGGAAAAATTAACCTATATTGCAGAAATGAATTTGGCCTGTGATAAAATCAAGATTCACGCAAGGGAAACGGTTGAAAATAACATGTATTCAGCCATTGACACCCTTTCTGATAAGGTCCGGCTTCAGATTCGAAAATATAAGGATAAACAAAGACGCCATTTGGCCGGAGACAAGCAGAGTATCAAAACCCAGATGACAGATACGCTTATGACCGGGTAA
- a CDS encoding AMP-binding protein, translating into MTSYINISHRLKQSCDKYPFKRAVVYPAGRDKAGRVLYSQMTFTQLEKESDALAFGLERIGISRGMRTILMVTPGMEFFTTIFAMFKVGAVPVVVDPGMGIDRMLQCLEQSRPKAFIGIEKAHVLRSLRPGFFKSVKHWVTVGKKWFWGGYTLDQLMAHAPEPFPRAQTTANETAAIVFTTGSTGPAKGVVYTHGNFDAQIQQIQAHFNIAPDEVDLPTFPLFALFDPALGMTAVIPDMDPTKPAQVNPLKIIEAIENQGVTNMFASPALLNRVGAYGKKNKIKLPSLRRVVSAGAPVSPTNIEQFSTMLSKNTQIHTPYGATEAVPIISIGSHEILSETKKLSEQGFGMCIGRPICDTQIKLIKISDDPITQIRDTLVVPENQVGEIAVKADLVTKNYFNNRKADLLAKMDDPDGNVWHRMGDLGWQDSKGRIWFCGRKNHRVETGKEPLYTIPVEAIFNTHAKVLRSALTGVGPKACQVPVIFIEPMGKIANKKKFIQELRDLARSNPLTSKIEHILINPSFPVDIRHNSKIFREKLAVQAQSKLKL; encoded by the coding sequence ATGACATCCTATATCAACATCTCCCACAGACTCAAACAATCCTGCGATAAATACCCTTTTAAGCGGGCCGTGGTATACCCGGCCGGACGGGACAAGGCCGGCAGGGTCCTTTACAGCCAGATGACCTTTACCCAGCTGGAAAAAGAATCAGATGCCCTGGCATTCGGCCTTGAACGCATCGGCATCAGCCGGGGCATGCGGACCATTTTAATGGTGACCCCGGGCATGGAATTTTTCACGACCATTTTTGCCATGTTCAAGGTCGGGGCCGTTCCCGTGGTGGTGGATCCGGGCATGGGCATAGACCGGATGCTCCAATGCCTTGAACAAAGCCGCCCCAAAGCCTTTATCGGCATAGAAAAGGCCCATGTGTTAAGATCCCTGCGCCCGGGTTTTTTTAAAAGCGTCAAACATTGGGTCACGGTGGGAAAAAAATGGTTCTGGGGAGGATATACCCTGGACCAGCTCATGGCCCATGCCCCGGAGCCCTTTCCCAGGGCCCAGACCACAGCCAATGAAACCGCCGCCATTGTATTTACCACAGGCTCCACAGGACCTGCCAAGGGCGTGGTCTATACCCATGGTAATTTTGATGCCCAGATCCAGCAGATCCAGGCCCATTTCAATATTGCACCCGATGAAGTTGACCTGCCCACCTTTCCTCTCTTTGCTTTGTTTGACCCGGCCCTGGGCATGACCGCAGTCATTCCGGACATGGACCCCACAAAACCGGCCCAGGTGAATCCGTTGAAAATCATCGAAGCCATTGAAAACCAAGGGGTCACCAATATGTTTGCCTCTCCTGCCCTGCTCAACCGGGTGGGCGCATACGGGAAAAAAAATAAAATTAAACTGCCCTCCTTACGGCGGGTGGTCTCTGCAGGGGCGCCGGTCAGTCCTACCAATATAGAACAATTTTCAACCATGCTGTCAAAGAACACTCAGATCCACACCCCATACGGCGCCACCGAAGCGGTTCCCATCATTTCCATTGGCTCCCATGAAATCCTCTCTGAAACCAAAAAACTTTCTGAACAGGGGTTTGGCATGTGTATTGGCCGGCCCATCTGTGACACCCAGATAAAACTGATCAAAATCAGTGATGATCCCATCACCCAGATCAGGGACACCCTGGTTGTACCTGAAAACCAGGTGGGCGAAATCGCGGTCAAGGCAGATCTGGTCACCAAAAATTATTTTAACAACCGCAAAGCAGACCTTTTGGCAAAAATGGATGATCCAGACGGTAATGTCTGGCACAGAATGGGGGATCTTGGGTGGCAGGATTCCAAAGGAAGGATCTGGTTCTGCGGGAGGAAAAACCATCGGGTTGAAACCGGGAAAGAGCCCTTGTACACCATTCCGGTGGAAGCCATTTTCAATACCCATGCCAAGGTGCTTAGAAGTGCCCTGACAGGGGTGGGGCCAAAGGCCTGCCAGGTTCCGGTAATTTTTATTGAGCCCATGGGGAAAATAGCGAATAAAAAAAAGTTTATCCAAGAGCTTAGAGATCTGGCCAGATCCAATCCTTTGACCTCAAAGATCGAGCATATTCTCATCAACCCCTCATTCCCGGTGGATATCCGTCATAATTCAAAAATCTTCAGGGAAAAACTGGCCGTACAAGCCCAGTCAAAGCTCAAGCTTTAG
- a CDS encoding phosphoribosylformylglycinamidine cyclo-ligase produces the protein MNDSLTYADSGVDIDKANQLVDRIKNIAKSTPRSGVIGEIGGFGGLFSLNLSNTANPVLVSSTDGVGTKLKVAFQMDKHDTIGIDLVAMCVNDIIVQGAKPLFFLDYLAMGTLDNTVAEQIIKGIAAGCTQAGCALIGGETAEMPGMYQDGEYDLSGFSVGIVDNDKIIDGSYIRPGHKLIGLASSGIHSNGFSLVRKIFFDKCGYDVNTRIQDLGTPLGEELLKPTIIYVSTILSLLRDLPVHGLVHITGGGIDENIIRVIPDACKAVIHKGSWEIPQVFKILQREGNVPDTDMQRTFNNGIGMVLVVPEKSAQEIMDRLNAMNEKAYFIGEILARENNEIQTQYI, from the coding sequence ATGAATGATTCTTTGACATATGCAGATTCCGGTGTTGACATAGACAAGGCAAATCAGCTGGTAGACCGGATAAAAAACATTGCCAAATCAACGCCCAGATCCGGTGTCATAGGTGAAATCGGCGGATTTGGCGGTCTTTTTTCACTGAACTTGTCCAATACAGCCAACCCCGTGCTGGTCAGCTCAACCGATGGTGTGGGCACCAAGCTGAAAGTTGCCTTTCAGATGGATAAACATGACACAATCGGAATTGATCTTGTGGCCATGTGCGTCAACGACATCATTGTTCAGGGAGCAAAACCCTTATTTTTCCTGGATTACCTGGCCATGGGCACTCTGGACAACACCGTGGCGGAACAGATTATCAAAGGCATTGCCGCAGGCTGCACCCAGGCGGGCTGCGCCTTGATCGGCGGCGAAACCGCTGAGATGCCGGGGATGTACCAAGACGGAGAGTATGATCTGTCCGGTTTTTCAGTCGGCATCGTGGACAATGATAAAATCATTGACGGCTCCTATATCCGGCCCGGGCACAAGCTCATTGGCCTTGCCTCCTCCGGTATTCACTCAAACGGATTTTCTCTGGTCAGAAAAATATTTTTTGACAAGTGCGGCTATGACGTCAACACCCGGATTCAAGATCTGGGCACCCCCCTTGGAGAAGAACTGCTCAAGCCCACCATCATTTATGTGTCCACCATTTTAAGCCTGCTTAGAGACCTGCCGGTCCACGGTCTGGTCCATATCACAGGCGGGGGCATTGATGAAAACATCATCCGGGTCATTCCGGATGCCTGCAAGGCCGTCATTCACAAAGGGTCATGGGAGATTCCACAGGTCTTTAAAATCCTTCAGCGAGAGGGTAATGTACCTGACACAGACATGCAAAGAACCTTTAACAACGGTATCGGAATGGTGCTGGTTGTTCCGGAAAAATCCGCCCAGGAAATCATGGACCGCTTGAATGCCATGAATGAAAAAGCCTATTTTATCGGAGAAATTCTGGCCAGGGAAAACAACGAAATTCAGACGCAGTATATCTGA